A single Glycine soja cultivar W05 chromosome 14, ASM419377v2, whole genome shotgun sequence DNA region contains:
- the LOC114383553 gene encoding rRNA-processing protein UTP23 homolog — MKVKKQKRHRKILTFYTACFGFRKPYKVLCDGTFVHHLLVNRITPADTAIGNVLSATIKLYTTRCVLAELKRLGSSYSEALEAAHKLIVARCEHEKCKSADACIMEVVGEKNSEHFFVASQDTDLRKQLQEVPGVPLIFGLRNALFLESPSAFQRQYVKTSEEGRLHMTQKEYQIFKDRVMNRLTGEEANNSITEIMEIEDSEDQTINVQAVEKGITSRNRMEIKDEPQFKRKRAKGPNPLSCKKKKSEKQNIGPLKETNEDNTVKRSRKRKRSHKQKMATETSS; from the exons ATGAAGGTGAAAAAGCAGAAGAGGCACAGGAAGATTTTGACGTTTTACACTGCTTGCTTCGGTTTTCGGAAGCCTTACAAGGTTCTATGTGATGGCACATTTGTTCATCACCTTCTTGTGAATCGAATAACCCCTGCTGACACGGCCATTGGCAATGTCCTCAGTGCTACGATCAAGCTCTACACAACAAG ATGTGTTCTAGCTGAGTTGAAACGACTTGGTAGCTCGTATTCTGAGGCTCTCGAGGCAGCTCATAAACTTATAGTTGCAAG ATGTGAGCATGAAAAATGTAAGAGCGCAGATGCTTGCATCATGGAGGTTGTTGGAGAAAAAAATTCTGAGCATTTCTTTGTTGCTAGTCAGGACACTGACCTGCGGAAACAGTTGCAAGAG GTACCTGGTGTGCCTCTCATATTTGGTCTTAGAAATGCTCTTTTCCTTGAATCTCCATCTGCATTTCAGCGGCAATATGTCAAAACTTCTGAAGAAGGACGATTACATATGACACAGAAGGAGTACCAGATATTTAAGGATAGGGTAATGAATAGATTGACTGGTGAGGAAGCCAACAATTCCATTACTGAAATAATGGAAATTGAAGATTCAGAAGATCAGACCATAAATGTGCAGGCAGTAGAGAAGGGTATTACCTCAAGGAATCGTATGGAAATCAAGGATGAACCTCAGTTCAAGAGAAAAAGAGCTAAG GGTCCAAACCCACTTTcatgcaagaagaagaaaagtgaaaaacaaaatattggtCCTTTGAAG GAAACGAATGAAGACAACACAGTGAAGAGAAGTAGGAAAAGGAAGAGGTCACATAAACAAAAAATGGCAACAGAAACAAGCAGTTag
- the LOC114385362 gene encoding serine/threonine-protein kinase TOUSLED-like isoform X2 translates to MSDDMLIHFSSNSSNQSDQSLPTKIAKLEARMVGKGSSTTAQQSGWSSVSVPSAGKLGGAAENLAEPSTSSDSDDDNGGEFLIQANTQKRQKFQEDGSASVFERVEVVTDARQMSLETMETKINVDANRKKHGRGRGSSGSGRGRGSRVTDQTKTQISPPTVLASNGQIESVYHKEDVASLEAKVVALEEELRKSKQETADYQNLYRQLEKELKELNDHEQQMKPKRMKIISDLLISVSKAERQEARLKVRQDSLRLGNVGVIRAGTVISETWEDGQALKDLNAQLKQLIETKEAIERQRKLFKKKQSDKSDGIDAEVGLPEDILIHDEIYKSRLASLKREEEIIFRERERYEIEKGRLIREMKRIRDEDGSRFNNFQILNHRYALLNLLGKGGFSEVYKAFDLVEHRYVACKLHGLNAQWSEEKKQSYIRHAIREYNIHKTLVHRHIVRLWDIFEIDQNTFCTVLEHCSGKDLDAVLKATPVLPEREAKVIIVQIFQGLIYMNKRTQKIIHYDLKPGNVLFDELGVAKVTDFGLSKIVEDDVGSQGMELTSQGAGTYWYLPPECFELSKTPLISSKVDVWSAGILYYQMLFGRRPFGHDQTQERILREDTIIKARKVEFPSRPTISNEAKDFIRRCLTYNQAERPDVLTIAQDPYLTFSKK, encoded by the exons ATGTCAGATGACATGCTCATTCATTTCTCATCCAACTCATCCAACCAATCAGATCAGTCTCTGCCTACAAAGATTGCAAAGTTGGAAGCTCGCATGGTTGGTAAGGGTTCCTCCACGACTGCTCAGCAATCAGGTTGGTCCTCTGTGTCCGTTCCTTCTGCTGGGAAATTAGGTGGAGCTGCTGAAAATTTGGCTGAACCATCCACTTCCagtgattctgatgatgat AATGGTGGGGAATTCTTAATACAAGCCAACACTCAGAAACGCCAAAAATTTCAAGAAGATGGCAGCGCAAGTGTTTTTGAACGTGTTGAG GTTGTTACTGATGCAAGGCAAATGAGTTTGGAGACCATGGAGACAAAAATTAATGTTGATGCGAATAGAAAGAAACATGGCCGTGGAAGAGGGAGTTCTGGTTCAGGTAGAGGCCGTGGTTCCAGAGTTACTGATCAGACCAAAACACAAATTTCTCCTCCAACAGTTTTGGCTTCAAATGGTCAGATTGAGAGTGTATACCATAAG GAGGACGTTGCATCTTTAGAAGCAAAAGTTGTTGCATTGGAGGAGGAATTGCGTAAATCAAAGCAAGAGACCGCTGATTATCAAAATCTTTATCGACAGTTAGAAAAG GAACTGAAGGAGCTGAATGATCATGAACAGCAAATGAAGCCTAAG agaatgaaaataatatcTGACTTACTGATATCTGTTTCAAAGGCTGAGAGACAAGAAGCAAGGTTGAAAGTACGGCAAGACTCATTGAGACTTGGGAATGTTGGTGTAATCAG AGCTGGAACTGTCATATCCGAGACCTGGGAAGATGGTCAAGCTTTAAAGGATCTGAATGCCCAGCTT AAACAACTAATAGAAACAAAGGAGGCAATCGAGCGGCAGCGCAAATTGTTTAAGAAAAAACAATCTG ATAAGAGTGATGGAATAGATGCAGAGGTTGGATTACCAGAAGATATTCTAATTCATGATGAGATCTACAAGTCTCGATTAGctagccttaaaaga GAAGAAGAAATTATTTTCCGGGAGAGGGAACGATATGAAATAGAGAAGGGGAGGTTAATTCGTGAAATGAAACGTATACGGGATGAAGATGGTTCACGGTTTAACAACTTTCAGATTCTAAATCATCGCTATGCCCTTCTTAACCTTCTTGGAAAGGGAGGATTCAGTGAGGTGTACAAG GCTTTCGACTTGGTAGAGCATAGATATGTTGCATGCAAGCTTCATGGTTTAAATGCTCAATGGAGTGAAGAGAAGAAGCAAAGCTACATACGCCATGCAATTCGGGAGTATAATATTCACAAGACTCTTGTACATCGTCACATTGTTCGTTTATGGGACATTTTTGAGATTGATCAAAACACATTCTGCACTGTTCTAGAGCATTGTAGTG GGAAAGATCTTGATGCTGTCCTCAAAGCAACACCTGTATTACCTGAGAGGGAGGCTAAGGTCATCATAGTTCAAATTTTTCAAGGCCTTATTTACATGAATAAAAGAACACAGAAGATTATCCATTATGATTTGAAGCCTGGAAATGTTCTGTTTGATGAGCTTGGTGTTGCCAAAGTGACTGATTTTGGTCTTAGTAAGATAGTGGAGGATGATGTGGGATCCCAAGGTATGGAACTTACATCCCAAGGAGCTGGAACATATTG GTATTTACCTCCTGAATGCTTTGAGCTCAGCAAGACACCTCTTATATCATCAAAG GTTGATGTCTGGTCTGCTGGAATTTTGTATTATCAAATGCTCTTTGGCCGACGTCCTTTTGGGCACGATCAAACACAAGAGAGAATACTTCGCGAAGACACAATTATCAAGGCACGCAAAGTTGAATTTCCTTCTAGACCTACCATTTCTAATGAGGCAAAG GATTTTATTCGACGGTGTCTAACATATAACCAGGCCGAGAGACCAGATGTATTGACCATTGCTCAAGACCCATATCTCACTTTCTCAAAAAAGTAA
- the LOC114385362 gene encoding serine/threonine-protein kinase TOUSLED-like isoform X1 produces MSDDMLIHFSSNSSNQSDQSLPTKIAKLEARMVGKGSSTTAQQSGWSSVSVPSAGKLGGAAENLAEPSTSSDSDDDNGGEFLIQANTQKRQKFQEDGSASVFERVEVVTDARQMSLETMETKINVDANRKKHGRGRGSSGSGRGRGSRVTDQTKTQISPPTVLASNGQIESVYHKDGRLSDQFHRNNSASLEEDVASLEAKVVALEEELRKSKQETADYQNLYRQLEKELKELNDHEQQMKPKRMKIISDLLISVSKAERQEARLKVRQDSLRLGNVGVIRAGTVISETWEDGQALKDLNAQLKQLIETKEAIERQRKLFKKKQSDKSDGIDAEVGLPEDILIHDEIYKSRLASLKREEEIIFRERERYEIEKGRLIREMKRIRDEDGSRFNNFQILNHRYALLNLLGKGGFSEVYKAFDLVEHRYVACKLHGLNAQWSEEKKQSYIRHAIREYNIHKTLVHRHIVRLWDIFEIDQNTFCTVLEHCSGKDLDAVLKATPVLPEREAKVIIVQIFQGLIYMNKRTQKIIHYDLKPGNVLFDELGVAKVTDFGLSKIVEDDVGSQGMELTSQGAGTYWYLPPECFELSKTPLISSKVDVWSAGILYYQMLFGRRPFGHDQTQERILREDTIIKARKVEFPSRPTISNEAKDFIRRCLTYNQAERPDVLTIAQDPYLTFSKK; encoded by the exons ATGTCAGATGACATGCTCATTCATTTCTCATCCAACTCATCCAACCAATCAGATCAGTCTCTGCCTACAAAGATTGCAAAGTTGGAAGCTCGCATGGTTGGTAAGGGTTCCTCCACGACTGCTCAGCAATCAGGTTGGTCCTCTGTGTCCGTTCCTTCTGCTGGGAAATTAGGTGGAGCTGCTGAAAATTTGGCTGAACCATCCACTTCCagtgattctgatgatgat AATGGTGGGGAATTCTTAATACAAGCCAACACTCAGAAACGCCAAAAATTTCAAGAAGATGGCAGCGCAAGTGTTTTTGAACGTGTTGAG GTTGTTACTGATGCAAGGCAAATGAGTTTGGAGACCATGGAGACAAAAATTAATGTTGATGCGAATAGAAAGAAACATGGCCGTGGAAGAGGGAGTTCTGGTTCAGGTAGAGGCCGTGGTTCCAGAGTTACTGATCAGACCAAAACACAAATTTCTCCTCCAACAGTTTTGGCTTCAAATGGTCAGATTGAGAGTGTATACCATAAG GATGGTAGACTCAGTGATCAGTTTCATAGGAATAATTCTGCTTCACTAGAG GAGGACGTTGCATCTTTAGAAGCAAAAGTTGTTGCATTGGAGGAGGAATTGCGTAAATCAAAGCAAGAGACCGCTGATTATCAAAATCTTTATCGACAGTTAGAAAAG GAACTGAAGGAGCTGAATGATCATGAACAGCAAATGAAGCCTAAG agaatgaaaataatatcTGACTTACTGATATCTGTTTCAAAGGCTGAGAGACAAGAAGCAAGGTTGAAAGTACGGCAAGACTCATTGAGACTTGGGAATGTTGGTGTAATCAG AGCTGGAACTGTCATATCCGAGACCTGGGAAGATGGTCAAGCTTTAAAGGATCTGAATGCCCAGCTT AAACAACTAATAGAAACAAAGGAGGCAATCGAGCGGCAGCGCAAATTGTTTAAGAAAAAACAATCTG ATAAGAGTGATGGAATAGATGCAGAGGTTGGATTACCAGAAGATATTCTAATTCATGATGAGATCTACAAGTCTCGATTAGctagccttaaaaga GAAGAAGAAATTATTTTCCGGGAGAGGGAACGATATGAAATAGAGAAGGGGAGGTTAATTCGTGAAATGAAACGTATACGGGATGAAGATGGTTCACGGTTTAACAACTTTCAGATTCTAAATCATCGCTATGCCCTTCTTAACCTTCTTGGAAAGGGAGGATTCAGTGAGGTGTACAAG GCTTTCGACTTGGTAGAGCATAGATATGTTGCATGCAAGCTTCATGGTTTAAATGCTCAATGGAGTGAAGAGAAGAAGCAAAGCTACATACGCCATGCAATTCGGGAGTATAATATTCACAAGACTCTTGTACATCGTCACATTGTTCGTTTATGGGACATTTTTGAGATTGATCAAAACACATTCTGCACTGTTCTAGAGCATTGTAGTG GGAAAGATCTTGATGCTGTCCTCAAAGCAACACCTGTATTACCTGAGAGGGAGGCTAAGGTCATCATAGTTCAAATTTTTCAAGGCCTTATTTACATGAATAAAAGAACACAGAAGATTATCCATTATGATTTGAAGCCTGGAAATGTTCTGTTTGATGAGCTTGGTGTTGCCAAAGTGACTGATTTTGGTCTTAGTAAGATAGTGGAGGATGATGTGGGATCCCAAGGTATGGAACTTACATCCCAAGGAGCTGGAACATATTG GTATTTACCTCCTGAATGCTTTGAGCTCAGCAAGACACCTCTTATATCATCAAAG GTTGATGTCTGGTCTGCTGGAATTTTGTATTATCAAATGCTCTTTGGCCGACGTCCTTTTGGGCACGATCAAACACAAGAGAGAATACTTCGCGAAGACACAATTATCAAGGCACGCAAAGTTGAATTTCCTTCTAGACCTACCATTTCTAATGAGGCAAAG GATTTTATTCGACGGTGTCTAACATATAACCAGGCCGAGAGACCAGATGTATTGACCATTGCTCAAGACCCATATCTCACTTTCTCAAAAAAGTAA